From one Gadus morhua chromosome 8, gadMor3.0, whole genome shotgun sequence genomic stretch:
- the LOC115548485 gene encoding uncharacterized protein LOC115548485, translated as MHYLERGKRPGPKRRRQMVRIVVTEMMEKCPHVGKKHSTDVAKKMVAKYPHSLQDVIVGDIVGAGYLSLVKQLQNRIENARRTSTPKIRKRKHQTDDSVDTDEIPLEERAAMQDTYGCIKWNVEFLPREETPESQQQKMEKLKVMFQHSDANPEEVKCLMKSTFYTQRQHVNLGKSIKSLREEWPFCFDELGMSVHFKELTGINLKETFTQNLDLKGKRLLDYMATVCVSKRKFLQTYARLQRMRGQQSGCSDDVKKMLLLLLSYFDEKEESMFFHVEDTCLAEEVQLEQVPLTPTVIVCGQSCYSSTRYMLSLDRNLVNTNISSFISALCLMFGSYYIFNIHYPTELASTLEFLQRCFFSINPEKGTKVESKNSKRRLNLNPPVLTLIQDLSDHEWRQA; from the exons ATGCATTATCTTGAGAGGGGAAAAAGGCCAGGCCCAAAACGGAGGAGGCAAATGGTCCGGATTGTTGTGACTGAGATGATGGAAAAATGCCCTCATGTAGGCAAAAAGCATTCAACTGACGTTGCAAAAAAAATGGTCGCAAAATATCCACATTCTCTCCAAGATGTAATAGTGGGCGATATTGTTGGAGCAGGCTACCTTTCCCTTGTCAAACAGTTGCAAAATAGAATCGAAAATGCGAGGCGCACTTCAACACCCAagataagaaaaagaaaacatcagACTGATGACTCAGTCGACACAGACGAGATCCCATTGGAAGAGAGAGCAGCAATGCAGGACACGTATGGATGCATTAAATGGAATGTAGAATTTCTGCCCCGTGAAGAAACTCCAGAGAGCCAGCAGCAAAAGATGGAAAAACTCAAGGTGATGTTCCAACACTCTGATGCCAATCCAGAGGAGGTAAAATGTTTAATGAAGTCCACTTTTTACACTCAGAGACAACATGTCAACCTGGGAAAAAGTATCAAAAGCCTTAGAGAGGAGTGGCCGTTTTGCTTTGATGAACTCGGCATGTCAGTTCACTTCAAGGAACTGACTGGGATTAACCTCAAAGAGACATTCACACAAAATTTGGATTTGAAGGGAAAAAGGCTTCTCGACTACATGGCCACAGTTTGTGTCAGCAAGAGAAAGTTTCTTCAGACTTATGCAAGGCTTCAGAGAATGCGGGGACAGCAGAGTGGCTGTTCAGATGACGTGAAAAAGATGCTCCTGCTTCTGCTCAGCTACTTTGATGAGAAGGAGGAGTCCATGTTCTTCCATGTAGAAGATACATGTCTGGCAGAAGAGGTCCAACTGGAACAAGTGCCTCTGACACCCACTGTCATTGTCTGTG GACAGTCCTGCTATTCCTCAACAAGGTACATGCTGAGCCTGGATCGGAACCTCGTCAACACAAACATCTCCTCCTTCATTTCTGCATTGTGCCTCATGTTCGGGAGCTACTACATTTTCAACATCCATTATCCAACTGAGCTGGCTTCAACTCTGGAGTTCCTTCAAAG gtgtTTCTTCTCGATAAACCCAGAAAAAGGAACCAAAGTAGAGAGTAAAAACAGCAAGCGTCGTCTCAACCTGAACCCTCCAGTCCTCACCCTGATACAGGATCTCTCCGATCACGAGTGGCGTCAAGCCTAA